A window of the Henckelia pumila isolate YLH828 chromosome 3, ASM3356847v2, whole genome shotgun sequence genome harbors these coding sequences:
- the LOC140892805 gene encoding WAT1-related protein At4g30420 isoform X1, whose amino-acid sequence MGLENDKKPTIVLIACQFIYSTVTLVGRAALLQDMNSRVFVVYRQCIAFLLIAPLAYFQRRETKRCLEWKSFWLIFLLAFVGVTINQNIYFEGLYLASSSVASAIANLTPAITFVMAYIIGLEKIDLGSTKSLAKITGTIICIAGAIAMAFVKGPKLLNMEFMPRNSVLKQEGQETWLLGCLLLFGSACFWSFWLILQVPVSASYPDHLALTAWMCLFAAMQTGTLTLILEHDMNAWKLNSSLQIFSCFLGGIASAVTFFAQAWCISRRGPLFSAMFNPLGTVVVTVLACVFLHEELYIGSSVGALAVIIGLYIVLWGKAGDKMEDTSRMEKERHQTMPADNCRNNIDLEEPLLPENSDYSFGKSPA is encoded by the exons ATGGGTTTGGAAAATGATAAGAAGCCAACAATTGTGTTGATTGCATGCCAATTCATATATTCAACAGTGACTCTGGTTGGTAGAGCTGCTCTTTTACAGGACATGAACTCTAGGGTTTTTGTAGTGTACAGGCAATGCATTGCCTTCTTGCTTATTGCTCCTCTTGCTTATTTCCAAAG AAGAGAAACAAAGAGGTGCTTGGAGTGGAAGAGCTTTTGGTTGATATTTTTACTTGCGTTTGTTGG TGTTACAATTAACCAAAACATATATTTCGAGGGATTATACTTAGCCTCTTCTTCAGTGGCAAGTGCAATAGCCAATTTGACCCCGGCCATCACCTTTGTTATGGCTTATATCATCGG ATTGGAGAAAATCGATCTTGGGAGCACGAAAAGCTTAGCGAAAATTACTGGTACAATCATCTGCATAGCTGGTGCTATTGCCATGGCATTTGTAAAAGGTCCAAAGTTGCTGAATATGGAATTTATGCCGAGAAATTCAGTCTTGAAACAAGAGGGGCAAGAGACATGGTTACTGGGTTGTTTGTTACTATTTGGAAGTGCTTGTTTCTGGTCGTTTTGGCTCATCTTGCAG GTCCCGGTATCCGCAAGCTACCCGGATCATCTTGCTTTAACAGCATGGATGTGTCTATTCGCCGCAATGCAAACTGGAACCTTGACACTGATTCTTGAACACGATATGAATGCGTGGAAGCTCAATTCCTCCCTTCAAATATTTTCATGCTTTCTGGGT ggTATAGCATCAGCAGTGACTTTCTTTGCTCAAGCCTGGTGCATTTCAAGGAGAGGTCCTCTGTTTTCTGCCATGTTCAATCCTTTGGGTACCGTCGTAGTTACCGTTCTTGCTTGCGTTTTTCTGCACGAAGAGTTGTACATCGGAAG CTCGGTTGGCGCATTGGCTGTGATAATTGGACTGTACATTGTTCTTTGGGGTAAAGCGGGAGACAAAATGGAAGACACCAGCCGAATGGAGAAGGAACGTCATCAAACAATGCCGGCGGACAACTGCAGGAATAATATTGATTTGGAGGAGCCCCTGTTGCCTGAAAATTCAGATTACAGCTTTGGGAAATCTCCTGCATAA
- the LOC140892805 gene encoding WAT1-related protein At4g30420 isoform X2 gives MHCLLAYCSSCLFPKKRNKEVLGVEELLVDIFTCVCWGLYLASSSVASAIANLTPAITFVMAYIIGLEKIDLGSTKSLAKITGTIICIAGAIAMAFVKGPKLLNMEFMPRNSVLKQEGQETWLLGCLLLFGSACFWSFWLILQVPVSASYPDHLALTAWMCLFAAMQTGTLTLILEHDMNAWKLNSSLQIFSCFLGGIASAVTFFAQAWCISRRGPLFSAMFNPLGTVVVTVLACVFLHEELYIGSSVGALAVIIGLYIVLWGKAGDKMEDTSRMEKERHQTMPADNCRNNIDLEEPLLPENSDYSFGKSPA, from the exons ATGCATTGCCTTCTTGCTTATTGCTCCTCTTGCTTATTTCCAAAG AAGAGAAACAAAGAGGTGCTTGGAGTGGAAGAGCTTTTGGTTGATATTTTTACTTGCGTTTGTTGG GGATTATACTTAGCCTCTTCTTCAGTGGCAAGTGCAATAGCCAATTTGACCCCGGCCATCACCTTTGTTATGGCTTATATCATCGG ATTGGAGAAAATCGATCTTGGGAGCACGAAAAGCTTAGCGAAAATTACTGGTACAATCATCTGCATAGCTGGTGCTATTGCCATGGCATTTGTAAAAGGTCCAAAGTTGCTGAATATGGAATTTATGCCGAGAAATTCAGTCTTGAAACAAGAGGGGCAAGAGACATGGTTACTGGGTTGTTTGTTACTATTTGGAAGTGCTTGTTTCTGGTCGTTTTGGCTCATCTTGCAG GTCCCGGTATCCGCAAGCTACCCGGATCATCTTGCTTTAACAGCATGGATGTGTCTATTCGCCGCAATGCAAACTGGAACCTTGACACTGATTCTTGAACACGATATGAATGCGTGGAAGCTCAATTCCTCCCTTCAAATATTTTCATGCTTTCTGGGT ggTATAGCATCAGCAGTGACTTTCTTTGCTCAAGCCTGGTGCATTTCAAGGAGAGGTCCTCTGTTTTCTGCCATGTTCAATCCTTTGGGTACCGTCGTAGTTACCGTTCTTGCTTGCGTTTTTCTGCACGAAGAGTTGTACATCGGAAG CTCGGTTGGCGCATTGGCTGTGATAATTGGACTGTACATTGTTCTTTGGGGTAAAGCGGGAGACAAAATGGAAGACACCAGCCGAATGGAGAAGGAACGTCATCAAACAATGCCGGCGGACAACTGCAGGAATAATATTGATTTGGAGGAGCCCCTGTTGCCTGAAAATTCAGATTACAGCTTTGGGAAATCTCCTGCATAA
- the LOC140889796 gene encoding uncharacterized protein, producing the protein MDFGSANATATSKAKKSERSRRVWTQKEDEVLIQALKELVSGGWKSENDLRGNPHINSKIHVWKRTHGYLLTMLSRSGIGWNETEKRIEASDEAWESFVKADSSVRTWRYKTWPYYPDWCEIFGNDRATGENAESFADALQGILNMTDEIVADEQIEINNVFPAFEDASESMSVSKPASINHSTSKSKGTKKRKKSSDDEELFIEAINNFTEMSRSTMTEFVKRIGVEYDAVNATKDVFDVLEAITELTSDKVVLAAAMLADNPKQQNLLFNAPHHARLKLVRRLLNEG; encoded by the exons ATGGATTTTGGCTCAGCAAATGCTACTGCTACTAGCAAAGCGAAGAAATCTGAACGAAGTCGCCGAGTTTGGACACAAAAAGAGGATGAGGTCCTCATCCAAGCGCTTAAAGAATTAGTTAGTGGTGGTTGGAAGAGTGAGAATG ACTTACGAGGGAACCCACATATTAACTCAAAGATACATGTCTGGAAAAGGACTCATGGATATTTGTTAACAATGCTCAGCAGGAGTGGAATTGGCTGGAATGAAACTGAGAAAAGGATTGAAGCATCTGATGAAGCTTGGGAATCATTTGTGAAG GCTGACAGTAGTGTTCGTACATGGCGGTACAAGACATGGCCTTACTATCCTGATTGGTGTGAAATATTTGGCAACGATCGTGCAACCGGAGAGAACGCTGAGAGCTTTGCTGATGCCCTTCAAGGCATACTAAACATGACTGATGAGATTGTGGCAGATGAGcaaattgaaataaataatgTTTTCCCTGCCTTTGAAGATGCTAGTGAATCCATGTCGGTATCAAAGCCCGCATCAATTAACCATTCTACCAGTAAGTCGAAGGGCACAAAGAAACGCAAGAAGAGTTCAGACGATGAGGAGCTATTCATCGAGGCGATTAACAACTTCACTGAGATGTCAAGATCTACTATGACTGAGTTTGTGAAGCGAATTGGTGTTGAGTATGATGCAGTGAACGCAACAAAGGACGTGTTTGATGTGTTAGAAGCTATCACAGAACTCACTTCAGACAAAGTTGTTCTTGCAGCCGCAATGTTAGCAGACAACCCTAAGCAGCAGAATTTGTTGTTTAATGCTCCTCACCATGCACGACTGAAATTGGTTAGAAGGCTCCTCAACGAAGGATGA